The Amycolatopsis mongoliensis genome includes a window with the following:
- a CDS encoding pectinesterase family protein has product MFTLLIASALAGASLTMPACAHLVVAADGSGSFATVQAAIDAVPAGGTVSLKPGTYHEVITVPAGKTGITLRGTTGKASDVVIDYDNAGGTKKPDGSTYGTTGSATATIAANGFTASALTFRNSFDRRAHPEITATQAVAVKTTGDRMVFDNVTFLGRQDTLYADTAAAGTTGRQYYRNCAISGDVDFLFGRATAVFDRATITALDRGSNPNGYLTAASTRRANAYGFLIVDSKVVSAAADASFHLGRPWHPGGDVDAIAQVVVRETVLPAAIKPAPWTDMSGFSWKDARFFEYHNTGPGAGTGADRPQLSTAQAATFTAQRYLAGGDGWNPVH; this is encoded by the coding sequence GTGTTCACCCTGCTCATCGCCTCGGCTCTCGCGGGCGCGTCGCTCACGATGCCCGCCTGCGCGCACCTCGTGGTGGCCGCGGACGGCTCGGGGAGCTTCGCGACCGTTCAAGCGGCGATCGACGCCGTTCCCGCCGGGGGCACGGTTTCGCTGAAGCCCGGCACCTACCACGAAGTGATCACCGTGCCCGCGGGCAAGACCGGGATCACCTTGCGCGGCACCACCGGCAAGGCGTCGGATGTCGTCATCGACTACGACAACGCCGGCGGAACGAAGAAACCGGACGGCTCGACGTACGGGACCACGGGCAGCGCGACCGCGACGATCGCCGCGAACGGCTTCACCGCGAGCGCGCTGACCTTCCGCAACTCCTTCGACCGCCGGGCCCACCCGGAGATCACCGCCACCCAGGCGGTCGCGGTGAAGACCACCGGCGACCGGATGGTCTTCGACAACGTCACTTTCCTCGGCCGCCAGGACACGCTCTACGCCGACACGGCGGCGGCAGGCACGACCGGCCGTCAGTACTACCGCAATTGCGCGATCAGCGGTGACGTCGACTTCCTCTTCGGGCGCGCGACCGCCGTGTTCGACCGGGCGACGATCACCGCGCTCGACCGCGGCTCGAACCCCAACGGCTACCTGACCGCGGCGAGCACCCGTCGGGCGAACGCGTACGGCTTCCTGATCGTCGACAGCAAGGTGGTCAGCGCGGCGGCGGACGCGAGCTTCCACCTGGGCCGGCCGTGGCACCCCGGCGGGGACGTCGACGCCATCGCGCAGGTCGTCGTCCGCGAGACCGTCCTCCCGGCGGCGATCAAGCCGGCGCCCTGGACGGACATGTCCGGCTTCTCGTGGAAGGACGCCCGGTTCTTCGAGTACCACAACACCGGGCCGGGTGCGGGCACCGGCGCCGACCGGCCGCAGCTGAGCACCGCCCAGGCCGCGACGTTCACCGCGCAGCGGTACCTCGCGGGCGGCGACGGGTGGAACCCGGTGCACTGA
- a CDS encoding pectate lyase family protein, translating to MRWKAFAGCCALLGLTLTAAPAEADGHEPGRVVLGAHDGWGAATTGTTGGAAAAPGDVHTVTRRSELAAALAAHPGAPKIVYVRGTIEGDVDARDRPRTCADFADPAYSLPAYLAAYDPATWGKVEPSGPLEEARARSQANQAAQVVLDVGPNTTVYGLGGATLHGLTLRVTGDNVILRNLRFSDAHDCFPEWDPLDGADGNWNSEYDNVDLVGATHVWVSHNEFSDGGNTAQPTYFGRKYEVHDGLLDIVNGSDYVTVSDNRLHDHDKTMLIGNTDKPAYDVGKLRVTVHHNVFSEIGQRAPRVRYGQVHVYDNLYVVRDAAAYTYSLGVGVESRIHAENNFFRIPASVPLGALVHYWKGTVFHATGTLVSVGSARPRPVDLLAEYNAANDPDLGPDVGWTPALVDRLDPAWAVPTRVLAGAGPVF from the coding sequence ATGCGCTGGAAGGCCTTCGCGGGGTGCTGCGCCCTGCTCGGACTCACCCTCACCGCCGCGCCGGCGGAAGCCGACGGCCACGAGCCGGGCCGCGTCGTGCTCGGCGCGCACGACGGCTGGGGCGCGGCGACCACCGGGACGACCGGGGGAGCGGCCGCCGCACCCGGCGACGTCCACACGGTGACCCGGCGCTCGGAGCTGGCCGCCGCGCTGGCGGCGCACCCGGGCGCGCCGAAGATCGTCTACGTCCGCGGCACGATCGAGGGCGATGTGGACGCCCGCGACCGGCCTCGGACCTGTGCCGACTTCGCCGATCCCGCCTACAGCCTGCCCGCGTACCTGGCGGCCTACGACCCGGCGACGTGGGGCAAGGTCGAGCCGTCGGGACCGCTGGAGGAGGCGCGGGCCCGGTCACAGGCCAACCAGGCGGCGCAGGTTGTGCTCGACGTCGGCCCGAACACGACGGTCTACGGCCTCGGCGGCGCCACCCTGCACGGCCTGACCCTGCGCGTCACGGGCGACAACGTGATCCTGCGGAACCTGCGGTTTTCCGACGCGCACGACTGCTTTCCTGAGTGGGACCCCCTCGACGGCGCGGACGGGAACTGGAACTCCGAGTACGACAACGTCGACCTCGTCGGGGCGACGCACGTGTGGGTCAGTCACAACGAGTTCAGCGACGGCGGGAACACCGCGCAGCCCACGTACTTCGGGCGCAAGTACGAAGTCCACGACGGACTGCTGGACATCGTCAACGGCTCGGACTACGTGACGGTGTCGGACAACCGCCTGCACGACCACGACAAGACGATGCTGATCGGCAACACCGACAAGCCGGCCTACGACGTGGGCAAGCTGCGCGTCACCGTGCACCACAACGTCTTTTCCGAGATCGGGCAGCGCGCGCCGCGGGTGCGGTACGGGCAGGTGCACGTGTACGACAACCTGTACGTCGTGCGGGACGCGGCTGCGTACACGTATTCGCTGGGCGTCGGGGTCGAATCGCGGATCCACGCGGAGAACAACTTCTTCCGGATCCCGGCGTCGGTGCCGCTGGGCGCGCTGGTCCACTATTGGAAGGGAACGGTGTTCCACGCGACCGGAACGCTGGTTTCGGTGGGTTCGGCGCGCCCGCGTCCGGTGGACCTGCTGGCGGAGTACAACGCGGCGAACGACCCCGACCTGGGGCCGGACGTGGGCTGGACACCGGCGCTGGTGGACCGGCTCGACCCGGCGTGGGCCGTGCCGACGCGCGTACTGGCCGGCGCCGGTCCCGTTTTCTGA
- a CDS encoding pectate lyase, translated as MLRVLRVAAVAALAVSAVAGAGATASAASWPNPSTSVPIGATIKVTSGTYDGGLKRFYGTGDLGTSGQDEDQGPLFELADGTTLKNVVLGNPAADGVHCLGTCTLLNVWWEDVGEDAATFKGTSASQTMTIDGGGARKASDKVFQHNGPGTMYIRNFQVNDFGKLYRSCGNCKTQYKRTVVVDNVTATVPGKALVGINTNYGDTAKLTRITIVGDSSRKIEPCQKYQGVTSGEPTKIGSGPDSTNCLYTSATITYQ; from the coding sequence GTGCTCCGGGTGCTCCGGGTCGCGGCCGTCGCCGCCCTCGCGGTCTCGGCGGTGGCCGGTGCCGGCGCGACCGCGTCCGCCGCGTCCTGGCCGAACCCGAGCACGAGCGTGCCCATCGGCGCGACCATCAAGGTCACCAGCGGTACCTACGACGGCGGTCTCAAGCGGTTCTACGGCACCGGCGACCTCGGTACCAGCGGCCAGGACGAGGACCAGGGCCCGCTCTTCGAGCTCGCCGACGGCACCACCCTGAAGAACGTCGTCCTCGGCAACCCGGCCGCCGACGGCGTGCACTGCCTCGGCACGTGCACACTGCTCAACGTCTGGTGGGAGGACGTCGGCGAGGACGCGGCGACCTTCAAGGGCACCTCGGCCTCGCAGACCATGACCATCGACGGCGGCGGTGCGCGCAAGGCGTCGGACAAGGTCTTCCAGCACAACGGGCCCGGCACCATGTACATCCGCAACTTCCAGGTCAACGACTTCGGCAAGCTGTACCGCTCCTGCGGCAACTGCAAGACGCAGTACAAGCGCACCGTGGTCGTCGACAACGTCACCGCGACCGTGCCCGGCAAGGCGCTCGTGGGCATCAACACCAACTACGGCGACACCGCGAAGCTGACCCGGATCACCATCGTCGGCGACTCGAGCCGCAAGATCGAACCCTGCCAGAAGTACCAGGGCGTCACCAGCGGCGAGCCGACGAAGATCGGCAGCGGGCCCGACTCGACGAACTGCCTCTACACCAGCGCCACCATCACTTACCAGTAA
- a CDS encoding DUF6807 domain-containing protein — MSRAAVGDGTVELAEDDDGRVRVHVGDLVLAEYVVAPPTPAVDSPKPYLHPLRTTAGETVTAVRPHDHPWHNGLQFTMAHLSGENFWGGRTYVRGRGYTPLGNNGSVGHVRWESIVSAAGHCELRHELAWRTAAGRRWLTEHRTLRFGDVSVAGGHWTLTWTSRLRNTSGRQLRWGSPVTEGRDTAGYGGLFWRGPRSFVGGVVRTSDGRAANEAMGHRAPWLAFTGRHDESLRTSTLLFADSPANPGFPTAWYVRAEPFPVVSFAATYHRPWVVEPGEELTLTHHVVVLDGDPDPARLAELAARAAE, encoded by the coding sequence GTGAGCCGGGCGGCGGTGGGGGATGGGACGGTGGAGCTGGCCGAGGACGACGACGGCCGCGTGCGCGTGCACGTCGGCGACCTCGTGCTGGCGGAGTACGTCGTGGCGCCGCCGACGCCGGCCGTGGACTCGCCGAAGCCGTACTTGCACCCGCTGCGCACCACCGCGGGCGAGACCGTGACCGCCGTCCGGCCGCACGACCACCCCTGGCACAACGGCCTGCAGTTCACCATGGCCCACCTCTCGGGGGAGAACTTCTGGGGCGGGCGGACCTACGTGCGCGGCCGGGGGTACACGCCGCTGGGCAACAACGGCAGCGTCGGCCACGTCCGCTGGGAGAGCATCGTTTCCGCGGCCGGGCACTGCGAACTGCGGCACGAGCTGGCCTGGCGCACCGCGGCGGGCCGCCGGTGGCTGACCGAGCACCGCACGCTGCGCTTCGGCGACGTCTCGGTCGCCGGCGGGCACTGGACGCTCACCTGGACGAGCCGGCTGCGCAACACCAGCGGCCGTCAGCTGCGCTGGGGGAGCCCGGTGACCGAAGGCCGCGACACCGCCGGGTACGGCGGGCTGTTCTGGCGCGGCCCCCGCTCGTTCGTCGGCGGCGTGGTCCGGACGTCCGACGGCCGGGCGGCGAACGAGGCGATGGGGCACCGCGCGCCGTGGCTCGCGTTCACCGGCCGCCACGACGAGAGCCTGCGGACCTCGACGCTGCTGTTCGCCGACAGCCCGGCCAACCCCGGTTTCCCCACGGCCTGGTACGTGCGCGCCGAGCCGTTCCCGGTGGTCAGCTTCGCCGCGACCTACCACCGGCCGTGGGTGGTCGAACCGGGGGAGGAGCTGACGCTGACCCACCACGTCGTCGTCCTCGACGGCGATCCGGACCCCGCCCGGCTGGCCGAGCTCGCGGCCCGGGCGGCCGAGTAG
- a CDS encoding arabinan endo-1,5-alpha-L-arabinosidase translates to MRPRPLPAVIAVAAALVSAPAAQAATYPDPGYVTGDITAVHDLSMIRAADGSYLLYSTDQYLQIRRSTDRIHFTKIGSVWPDGAPWTAPFTDPADPGYPWAPDISFHSGRYYLYYAASTLGSRTSAIFLATSATGLPGSWTNQGLVVRTSNSDDHNAIDPNLFVDSAGRWWLSFGSWWTGIKMYRLDPATGERSTTDTALRAIAQRTGSTTAEEAPYIVQHGSYYYLFVSWDLCCQGTKSTYRVMAGRSTSITGPYTDRNGVRMTAGGGTEILASHGDVHGPGHVAVLHDSDADVLIYHYYYSDATPLTGKLGINLIGYDSAGWPYVH, encoded by the coding sequence ATGAGACCGCGCCCCCTCCCGGCCGTCATCGCCGTGGCCGCCGCCTTGGTGAGCGCGCCGGCCGCCCAGGCCGCGACCTACCCGGACCCGGGGTACGTGACCGGCGACATCACGGCGGTCCACGACCTGTCGATGATCCGGGCGGCCGACGGCAGCTACCTGCTGTACTCCACCGACCAGTACCTGCAGATCCGGCGCTCGACCGACCGGATCCACTTCACGAAGATCGGGTCGGTCTGGCCGGACGGCGCGCCGTGGACCGCGCCGTTCACCGATCCGGCCGACCCGGGATACCCGTGGGCGCCGGACATCTCGTTCCACAGCGGCAGGTACTACCTGTACTACGCCGCATCGACGCTCGGTTCGCGCACCTCGGCGATCTTCCTGGCCACCAGCGCGACCGGTCTGCCGGGCAGCTGGACGAACCAGGGGCTGGTGGTGCGGACGAGCAACTCCGATGACCACAACGCGATCGACCCGAACCTGTTCGTCGACTCCGCCGGCCGGTGGTGGCTGAGCTTCGGCTCGTGGTGGACCGGCATAAAGATGTACCGGCTCGACCCGGCGACCGGCGAGCGCAGCACCACCGACACCGCCCTGCGCGCCATCGCCCAGCGCACCGGGAGCACGACGGCCGAGGAAGCGCCCTACATCGTCCAGCACGGCAGCTACTACTACCTGTTCGTTTCGTGGGACCTGTGCTGCCAGGGGACGAAGAGCACCTACCGGGTGATGGCCGGGCGGTCGACGTCGATCACCGGGCCGTACACCGACCGCAACGGTGTCCGGATGACCGCGGGCGGCGGCACGGAGATCCTCGCGAGCCACGGCGACGTCCACGGCCCCGGCCACGTGGCGGTCCTGCACGACTCGGACGCCGACGTGCTGATCTACCACTACTACTACTCCGACGCGACGCCGCTGACGGGCAAGCTCGGCATCAACCTCATCGGCTACGACAGCGCCGGCTGGCCCTACGTCCACTGA